In Paractinoplanes brasiliensis, the following proteins share a genomic window:
- a CDS encoding nitroreductase family deazaflavin-dependent oxidoreductase has product MPLTGEYAPSTSDWARKQAEKIEESGGTAGTELNGYPVVLLTSVGSKTGKLRKTPLMKVEHEGEYAVVGSLGGAPKNPVWVYNLRKNPHVQLRDETEEHDYVAREVSGDERAVWWERAVAAFPNYAAYQQKTERLIPVFVLTRR; this is encoded by the coding sequence GTGCCTTTGACTGGAGAATATGCGCCCAGCACGTCCGACTGGGCCCGCAAGCAGGCTGAGAAAATCGAGGAGAGCGGCGGCACCGCCGGCACCGAGCTGAACGGTTATCCGGTGGTGCTGCTGACCTCTGTGGGCAGCAAGACCGGCAAGCTGCGCAAGACGCCGCTGATGAAGGTCGAGCACGAGGGCGAGTACGCCGTGGTCGGCTCGCTCGGCGGCGCCCCCAAGAACCCGGTGTGGGTGTACAACCTGCGCAAGAACCCGCACGTTCAGCTGCGCGACGAGACCGAGGAGCACGACTACGTCGCCCGGGAGGTCAGTGGGGACGAGCGTGCGGTCTGGTGGGAGAGGGCGGTCGCGGCGTTCCCCAACTACGCCGCGTACCAGCAGAAGACCGAGCGGCTCATCCCGGTTTTTGTCCTGACGCGGCGGTAG
- a CDS encoding VWA domain-containing protein produces the protein MRDDEAARERQRRWRMVLGGPADEALGKAEGRDGAMDSALSALYDQGGDGDGEKGSRRSAGLGGSAPKVARWLGDIREYFPSTVVQVMQQDAIERLDLTRLLLEPEMLSAVEPDVHLVGTLLSLNRVMPEQTKDAARQVVRTVVEQLEKRIEQKTRAAVTGALNRAARINRPRHADIDWDRTIRANLKHYQAEHRTVIPERLIGYGRRTTAVQRDVVLCVDQSGSMAASVVFSGVFAAVLASMRSLRTSLVVFDTAVVDLTEQLEDPVEVLFGTQLGGGTDINRAIAYSQQLITRPRDSIFVLISDLYEGGVRDQMLRRVAEMTAAGVQVVVLLALSDEGAPAYDHENAAALAALGVPAFACTPDAFPDLMAAAIERRDLKAFAERYADQRKTGGAL, from the coding sequence GTGAGGGATGACGAGGCTGCCCGGGAACGGCAACGGCGATGGCGGATGGTGCTCGGCGGGCCGGCCGACGAGGCGCTGGGCAAGGCCGAGGGGCGCGACGGCGCGATGGATTCGGCGTTGTCCGCGCTCTACGACCAGGGCGGTGACGGCGACGGCGAGAAGGGCAGCCGCCGGTCCGCGGGGCTGGGCGGGTCGGCGCCGAAGGTGGCGCGCTGGCTCGGCGACATCCGCGAGTACTTCCCGAGCACGGTCGTGCAGGTCATGCAGCAGGACGCTATTGAGCGGCTCGACCTGACCCGGCTGCTGCTCGAACCCGAGATGCTGAGCGCCGTCGAGCCGGACGTGCACCTGGTCGGCACGCTGCTCTCGCTCAACCGCGTGATGCCCGAGCAGACCAAGGACGCCGCCCGGCAAGTGGTGCGTACGGTGGTCGAGCAGTTGGAGAAGCGGATCGAGCAGAAAACCCGGGCGGCGGTGACCGGGGCGCTCAACCGGGCGGCCCGCATCAACCGCCCGCGGCATGCCGACATCGACTGGGACCGCACGATCCGCGCGAACCTCAAGCACTACCAGGCCGAGCACCGCACCGTCATACCCGAGCGGCTCATCGGTTACGGGCGGCGCACCACCGCGGTGCAGCGCGACGTCGTGCTCTGCGTGGACCAGTCCGGGTCGATGGCGGCCTCGGTCGTGTTCTCCGGCGTGTTCGCGGCCGTGCTCGCGTCGATGAGATCGTTGCGGACGTCGCTGGTCGTCTTCGACACCGCGGTGGTCGACCTGACCGAACAGCTGGAAGACCCGGTGGAGGTGCTGTTCGGCACACAGCTGGGCGGGGGCACCGACATCAACCGTGCCATCGCCTACAGCCAGCAGTTGATCACCCGGCCCCGGGACAGCATCTTCGTGCTGATCAGCGACCTGTACGAGGGCGGCGTGCGCGACCAGATGCTGCGCCGGGTGGCCGAGATGACCGCGGCCGGGGTGCAGGTCGTGGTTCTGCTGGCGCTCTCCGACGAGGGGGCGCCGGCCTACGACCACGAGAACGCGGCGGCGCTGGCGGCTCTGGGGGTGCCCGCTTTCGCCTGTACGCCGGACGCCTTCCCCGACCTCATGGCGGCCGCGATCGAACGCCGGGACCTGAAGGCGTTCGCGGAACGGTACGCCGACCAGCGCAAGACGGGAGGGGCGTTGTAG
- a CDS encoding DUF5682 family protein: protein MPERLYGIRHHGPGSARAVVQELERQPPDVLLVEGPPEADALVRWVADSGLEPPVALLGYASDDPRRAAFWPFAVFSPEWQAIRWAVERGVPVRFFDLPFAYRLTDERADGAAPGGPGVPAPGGPRDAAPGEDHTAAAGNPPAPVRGGPPAQAPGDPGVSVAPIDPSARPRTDTGGDSAGPGTGGDSAGADAGGDSAGPGTGADSGGPGTGGDSGGPGTSGDSGGPGARPRRPVDPIGELAAAAGYDDPERWWEDVVEHRGMPAFEAIAEAMTAIRDQSPEDPDDLVREAYMRSVLREVRKSYGEIAVVCGAWHVPALQRKVAVKDDNALLKGRKKAKVDFTWVPWTYGRLASWSGYGAGVSSPGWYHHLFTSADEVVPRWLVDAAGVLRSEGVPTSSAHVIEAARLAEALATLRGRPLAGLSEVTEAAEAVMCDGEPLRVELITRKLVVGERLGGVPDDMPAVPLAKDLAAQQRAARLKPEALERALDLDLRKDTDLKRSRLLHRLRTIGVPWGEPSATRRGTGTFREEWRLRWQPEFAISLVEGSMYGTTVVSAATAKVVRAADKAETLADVTALVETCLLADLAEAYPRVLASLDARAALDADVNHLMAAIPALARTLRYGDVRRTDVAGLATVTSSLLSRVCAALPSAVGSLSDEAAKVLRDRVDGVHSAVGLLEDDELRDRWLSTLESLAGRADLHGLIAGRLTRMLLDAGRLDGAEVRRRLRLPLTVGTPPAHAAAWVEGFLSGGGLLLVHDDALLEVLDDWLADIAAEAFDDVLPLLRRTFGAFEAGERRAIGERVAGGRTGGSEHPAGGLGFDPGRADLVLPTLSALLGREIATGEVR, encoded by the coding sequence ATGCCTGAACGTCTCTACGGCATTCGTCACCACGGGCCGGGGTCGGCGCGGGCGGTGGTGCAGGAACTCGAACGGCAGCCGCCCGACGTGCTGCTGGTCGAGGGGCCGCCGGAGGCCGACGCGCTGGTGCGCTGGGTGGCCGACTCGGGGCTGGAACCGCCGGTGGCGTTGCTGGGGTACGCGTCGGACGATCCACGGCGGGCGGCGTTCTGGCCGTTCGCCGTGTTCTCGCCGGAGTGGCAGGCGATCCGGTGGGCGGTGGAGCGCGGGGTTCCGGTGCGGTTCTTCGATCTGCCGTTCGCCTATCGGCTGACCGACGAGCGGGCGGATGGGGCGGCCCCGGGCGGTCCGGGAGTTCCGGCCCCGGGCGGTCCCCGGGACGCCGCTCCGGGCGAGGATCACACTGCGGCAGCGGGGAATCCACCCGCTCCGGTCCGCGGCGGGCCTCCTGCACAAGCGCCTGGTGACCCCGGTGTTTCTGTGGCGCCGATCGATCCGTCGGCCCGCCCTCGAACGGACACGGGTGGTGACAGCGCCGGGCCGGGCACGGGCGGGGACAGCGCCGGGGCTGACGCCGGCGGGGACAGCGCCGGGCCGGGCACGGGCGCGGACAGCGGCGGGCCGGGCACGGGTGGGGACAGCGGCGGGCCGGGCACGAGTGGGGACAGCGGCGGGCCGGGCGCACGACCGCGGCGGCCGGTTGATCCGATCGGGGAGCTGGCGGCCGCGGCGGGGTACGACGACCCCGAGCGGTGGTGGGAGGACGTCGTCGAGCACCGGGGGATGCCGGCGTTCGAGGCCATCGCCGAGGCCATGACGGCTATCCGCGACCAGTCCCCCGAGGACCCCGACGATCTCGTGCGGGAGGCGTACATGCGCAGCGTGCTTCGCGAGGTGCGTAAGTCGTACGGGGAAATCGCGGTTGTCTGCGGGGCGTGGCATGTGCCGGCGCTGCAGCGCAAGGTCGCCGTCAAGGACGACAACGCGCTGCTCAAGGGGCGCAAGAAGGCGAAGGTCGACTTCACCTGGGTGCCGTGGACGTACGGGCGGCTGGCGTCGTGGTCCGGTTACGGCGCCGGGGTCAGCTCGCCGGGCTGGTATCACCACCTGTTCACCTCGGCCGACGAGGTGGTGCCGCGCTGGCTCGTCGACGCGGCCGGGGTGCTGCGCTCCGAGGGCGTGCCCACGTCGTCGGCGCACGTGATCGAGGCGGCCCGCCTGGCCGAGGCGCTGGCCACCCTGCGCGGGCGTCCGCTGGCCGGGCTGAGCGAGGTCACCGAGGCGGCCGAAGCGGTCATGTGTGACGGCGAGCCGCTGCGGGTCGAACTGATCACCCGGAAACTGGTGGTCGGCGAGCGCCTGGGCGGGGTGCCCGACGACATGCCCGCCGTGCCGCTGGCCAAGGACCTGGCCGCCCAGCAACGCGCGGCACGGCTCAAACCCGAGGCCCTCGAGCGGGCGCTCGACCTCGACCTGCGCAAGGACACCGATCTCAAACGCAGCCGTCTGCTGCACCGGCTGCGCACGATCGGGGTGCCGTGGGGGGAGCCGAGCGCGACCCGGCGGGGCACGGGCACGTTCCGCGAGGAGTGGCGGCTGCGGTGGCAGCCCGAGTTCGCGATCAGCCTGGTCGAGGGCAGCATGTACGGCACCACCGTGGTCTCGGCGGCCACGGCCAAGGTCGTACGGGCCGCGGACAAGGCGGAGACGCTGGCCGATGTGACGGCGCTGGTCGAGACGTGCCTGCTGGCGGATCTTGCGGAGGCGTACCCACGGGTCCTGGCCTCTCTCGATGCCCGGGCCGCGCTCGACGCCGACGTCAACCACCTGATGGCGGCGATCCCGGCGCTGGCCCGCACCCTGCGGTACGGCGACGTCCGGCGTACGGATGTGGCCGGGCTCGCCACCGTGACCAGCAGCCTGCTGAGCCGGGTCTGTGCCGCGCTGCCGTCGGCGGTCGGGTCGCTGTCGGACGAGGCGGCGAAGGTGCTGCGCGACCGTGTCGACGGGGTGCACAGCGCGGTCGGGCTGCTCGAGGACGACGAGCTGCGGGACCGCTGGCTGTCCACGCTGGAGTCCTTGGCCGGGCGGGCCGACCTGCACGGGCTGATCGCGGGCCGGCTGACCCGGATGCTGCTCGACGCGGGGCGGTTGGACGGCGCCGAGGTGCGCCGGCGGCTGCGGCTGCCATTGACCGTGGGCACTCCACCGGCGCACGCGGCGGCCTGGGTCGAGGGCTTCCTGTCGGGTGGTGGGCTGCTGCTCGTGCACGACGACGCTTTGCTGGAAGTCCTCGACGACTGGTTGGCCGACATCGCGGCTGAGGCATTCGACGACGTGTTGCCGTTGCTGCGCCGGACGTTCGGGGCGTTCGAGGCGGGCGAGCGGCGCGCCATCGGGGAGCGAGTCGCCGGGGGGCGTACGGGCGGTTCTGAGCACCCTGCTGGAGGGCTCGGCTTTGATCCGGGGCGGGCCGATCTCGTGCTGCCGACGCTGAGTGCCCTGCTGGGGCGCGAGATCGCTACGGGGGAGGTGCGGTGA
- a CDS encoding ATP-binding protein — translation MTALRPHAEDQYADELALLAAADDRPRPPGWRLSPQAVVTYLLGDGAKITPKYVGPRRLMEVAVSTLVTDRALLLLGVPGTAKTWVSEHLAAAISGDSTLLVQGTAGTAEEAIRYGWNYARLLAEGPTDAALVPSPIMRAMQTGTIARLEELTRVPSDVQDALITILSEKTLPVAELNSEVQAQRGFNLIATANDRDRGVNELSSALRRRFNTVVLPVPASADDEVEIVARRVAQLGRSLDLPEVPAAIDEIRRVVTVFRELRGGLTEDGRTKLKSPTGTLSTAEAISVITNGIALAAHFGDGRLHPADVAAGIVGAVVKDPVSDGVVWREYLETVVRERADWRDFYRAARDA, via the coding sequence GTGACCGCTCTGCGACCGCACGCCGAGGACCAGTACGCCGACGAACTGGCCCTGCTCGCCGCAGCCGACGACAGGCCCCGCCCGCCCGGCTGGCGCCTCTCGCCGCAGGCCGTCGTCACCTACCTGCTCGGCGACGGCGCCAAGATCACCCCGAAGTACGTGGGACCCCGCCGGCTCATGGAGGTCGCGGTGTCCACGCTGGTGACCGACCGGGCGCTGCTGCTGCTCGGTGTCCCCGGCACGGCCAAGACGTGGGTGTCCGAGCACCTCGCAGCGGCCATCTCGGGCGACTCCACGCTGCTCGTGCAGGGCACCGCGGGCACGGCGGAAGAGGCGATCCGGTACGGGTGGAACTACGCGCGCCTGCTCGCCGAGGGGCCGACGGACGCCGCGCTGGTGCCCAGCCCGATCATGCGGGCCATGCAGACCGGCACGATCGCCCGGCTCGAGGAACTGACCCGTGTGCCGTCCGACGTGCAGGACGCGCTGATCACGATCCTGTCCGAGAAGACGCTGCCGGTCGCCGAGCTCAACTCCGAGGTGCAGGCGCAGCGCGGCTTCAACCTGATCGCCACGGCCAACGACCGCGACCGCGGTGTCAACGAGCTGTCGAGCGCGCTGCGCCGCCGGTTCAACACCGTCGTGCTGCCCGTGCCGGCCTCGGCCGACGACGAGGTCGAAATCGTCGCGCGGCGGGTGGCGCAGCTCGGCCGGTCGCTCGACCTGCCCGAGGTGCCGGCCGCGATCGACGAGATCCGGCGCGTGGTGACGGTCTTCCGCGAGCTGCGCGGCGGCCTCACCGAGGACGGCCGCACCAAGCTGAAATCGCCGACCGGCACGCTCTCCACGGCCGAGGCGATCTCGGTGATCACCAACGGCATCGCGCTGGCGGCCCACTTCGGTGACGGGCGGCTGCACCCGGCCGACGTGGCGGCGGGCATCGTCGGCGCGGTCGTCAAGGACCCGGTCTCCGACGGCGTGGTGTGGCGCGAATACCTGGAGACGGTGGTTCGCGAGCGGGCGGACTGGCGAGACTTCTACCGGGCCGCCCGCGATGCCTGA
- a CDS encoding SWIM zinc finger family protein yields the protein MPVERWSAAQVETLAPDASSVKAARGLSFPASWSATGRLDDILWGQLRSYQVCVDLTGPAFKCNCPSRKIPCKHALALLMLWAESDVADAPAAAFAQEWQAARAARAAAKPKSGGSTPDPVAAAKRVEQRAERVAGGMAELRRWLDDQVRQGLAGAQRSGPQPFEAMAARLVDAQAPTAAGAVRRLGSVAGVGPQWADRLLGELALLRLLVSGYDRLAELPPELAATVRSRIGFPVATEDVLAGPRVTDRWQVLGQVESDDGALTTRRTWLRGEATGRFALVLSFAAAGQPMASDLVAGTEFRGELAFYPGAAPLRALVAGKASAAEPFREPSGALPLAEALAGYSATVAAEPWRLDAPVLLAGVVPSTDGWLVDESGDAVPLAAGHREPWWLLAAAGGHPATVAAEWSPAGLRPLAAWAGGEFVAAAPPMPGPAPERRPELPPELLASALVGTNRRPWTGKDSLLDAAAVALTRRRAGVLPGSGHEAVPATPAETEGPLPSAAGTRLLRILGGAVPGGAQLAQELLTQWLAAAAERGGHVPPAALPALLDAGRRNSTVRPALARVAGRRGAWLAGMRGDWRWLRDEATVIVALPDWHTGSSGERVGHLTHLRETDPARGRELLESTWAEESSDDRARFLGALATGLSLDDDPFLERALDDRRKEVREAALDLLRRLPGSQLRGRMAERALTLVRRERRLVGADRLVVTPPEELDAALRRDGVASTPARGIGVGAWLLEEIVAGAPLDTWSEPATMLRLARGNDWETPLLHGWAKAAVVQRDPAWAMALLTDVSGALRESVRWDLHLVLPPEELGRLAADALRRDDGLANRLLAIHPGQWPEELSVAVLETIAHRARTDRHSWQLGELCREAGLAMPPAYADLVGRLALQLDQEPADPSRVRPVADLARTLTFRQEMLDELKPAS from the coding sequence GTGCCCGTTGAACGATGGTCGGCCGCACAGGTCGAGACGCTTGCCCCCGATGCCTCCTCGGTGAAGGCCGCCCGCGGCCTGTCCTTCCCGGCGTCGTGGTCGGCCACCGGGCGGCTCGATGACATCCTCTGGGGACAGTTGCGCAGCTATCAGGTCTGCGTCGACCTGACCGGCCCGGCGTTCAAGTGCAACTGCCCCAGCCGCAAGATCCCGTGCAAGCACGCGCTGGCGCTGCTCATGCTCTGGGCCGAGTCCGATGTGGCCGATGCCCCGGCGGCCGCTTTCGCGCAGGAGTGGCAGGCCGCGCGCGCGGCCCGGGCCGCCGCCAAGCCCAAGTCGGGCGGCTCCACCCCCGATCCGGTCGCCGCGGCCAAGCGGGTCGAGCAGCGGGCCGAGCGGGTCGCGGGCGGCATGGCCGAGCTGCGCCGCTGGCTCGACGACCAGGTCCGGCAGGGTCTGGCCGGCGCCCAGCGCAGCGGGCCACAGCCGTTCGAGGCGATGGCCGCCCGCCTGGTCGACGCGCAGGCGCCCACGGCGGCGGGCGCGGTGCGGCGGCTCGGCTCGGTCGCCGGCGTCGGGCCGCAGTGGGCCGACCGCCTGCTCGGCGAGCTGGCGCTGCTCCGGCTGCTCGTCTCGGGTTACGACCGGCTGGCCGAGCTGCCGCCCGAGCTGGCCGCGACCGTACGCAGCCGCATCGGCTTCCCGGTCGCCACCGAGGACGTTTTGGCCGGTCCCCGCGTCACCGACCGGTGGCAGGTGCTCGGTCAGGTCGAGTCCGACGACGGCGCCCTCACCACCCGGCGTACGTGGTTGCGGGGCGAGGCCACCGGCCGGTTCGCTCTGGTGCTCTCGTTCGCCGCGGCCGGTCAGCCGATGGCCTCCGACCTCGTCGCCGGCACGGAGTTCCGGGGCGAGCTGGCCTTCTATCCCGGCGCGGCCCCGCTGCGCGCGCTCGTCGCCGGCAAGGCGAGCGCGGCCGAGCCGTTCCGCGAGCCCAGCGGCGCGCTGCCGCTGGCCGAGGCGCTCGCCGGTTACAGCGCCACCGTCGCGGCCGAGCCCTGGCGGTTGGACGCGCCCGTCCTGCTGGCCGGGGTCGTGCCCAGCACCGACGGCTGGCTGGTCGACGAGTCCGGCGACGCCGTGCCGCTGGCAGCCGGGCATCGTGAGCCGTGGTGGCTGCTGGCAGCGGCCGGCGGGCATCCCGCGACGGTGGCGGCCGAGTGGTCACCGGCCGGTCTGCGCCCGCTCGCGGCCTGGGCCGGGGGCGAGTTCGTGGCGGCCGCTCCCCCGATGCCCGGCCCGGCCCCCGAGCGCCGGCCCGAGCTGCCGCCCGAGTTGCTGGCCTCGGCCCTGGTCGGCACCAACCGCCGCCCCTGGACGGGTAAGGACTCCCTGCTCGACGCGGCCGCCGTGGCCCTGACGCGGCGCCGGGCCGGGGTGCTGCCCGGCAGCGGCCACGAGGCGGTGCCGGCCACCCCCGCCGAGACGGAAGGGCCGCTGCCCAGCGCGGCGGGCACTCGCCTGCTGCGCATCCTGGGCGGGGCCGTGCCGGGCGGCGCCCAGCTCGCGCAGGAACTTCTCACCCAGTGGCTCGCCGCCGCGGCCGAGCGGGGCGGCCACGTGCCCCCGGCCGCGCTGCCCGCGCTGCTCGACGCGGGCCGGCGCAACTCAACCGTCCGGCCGGCGCTGGCCCGGGTGGCCGGTCGCCGCGGCGCCTGGCTGGCCGGCATGCGGGGCGACTGGCGGTGGCTGCGCGACGAGGCGACGGTGATCGTGGCGCTGCCCGACTGGCACACCGGCAGCTCCGGCGAGCGGGTGGGCCACCTGACCCACCTGCGCGAGACCGACCCGGCCCGGGGCCGCGAACTGCTGGAGAGCACGTGGGCTGAGGAGTCCTCCGACGACCGCGCCCGCTTCCTCGGCGCACTGGCCACCGGCCTGTCCCTCGACGACGACCCGTTCCTCGAGCGGGCCCTCGACGACAGGCGCAAGGAGGTGCGCGAGGCCGCACTTGACCTGCTACGCCGGCTGCCCGGTTCGCAGTTGCGCGGCCGCATGGCCGAGCGCGCGCTGACGCTGGTGCGCCGCGAGCGCCGGCTGGTCGGCGCCGACCGGCTCGTCGTGACGCCGCCCGAGGAACTCGATGCAGCGTTGCGCCGCGACGGGGTGGCGTCCACTCCGGCCCGGGGCATCGGCGTGGGCGCCTGGCTGCTCGAAGAGATCGTGGCGGGCGCCCCGCTCGACACGTGGTCTGAACCGGCCACGATGCTGCGGCTGGCACGTGGCAACGACTGGGAGACGCCGCTGCTGCACGGCTGGGCCAAGGCCGCCGTGGTCCAGCGTGACCCGGCCTGGGCCATGGCGCTGCTCACCGACGTGTCCGGGGCGCTGCGGGAATCCGTACGGTGGGATCTGCATCTGGTTCTGCCGCCCGAGGAACTGGGTCGCCTGGCCGCCGACGCGCTGCGCCGTGACGACGGGCTGGCCAACCGGCTGCTCGCGATCCATCCCGGCCAGTGGCCCGAGGAACTGTCGGTCGCCGTCCTCGAGACGATCGCTCACCGCGCCCGCACCGACCGCCACAGCTGGCAGCTGGGCGAGTTGTGCCGGGAAGCCGGCCTGGCCATGCCCCCGGCCTACGCCGACCTGGTGGGCCGCCTCGCGCTGCAGCTCGATCAGGAGCCGGCCGACCCCTCCCGCGTACGCCCGGTGGCCGACCTGGCCCGCACCCTGACGTTCCGCCAAGAAATGCTCGACGAGCTCAAACCGGCTTCCTGA
- a CDS encoding EamA family transporter: protein MNSPVLLLTALTPAVWGTTYAVTTEFLPPDRPLLAGVLRALPAGLLLLAFTRRLPHGSWWWRSAVLGTLNIGLFFALLFLAAYRLPGGMAAVLGAAQPLVVAGLTVLLLTERVALRTVVAAVAGAGGVTLAVLTAAARLDAVGLAAGLAGTASMALGLVLTKRWGRPGVPLLTATGWQLTAGGLVLIPMMLAVEGLPPRLTPTNLAGYAYLTLIGTALAYSLWFWGLERLPAARLALLGLLSPLVATVVGWAALGQSLTPLQVAGMVVAFAAVVWGQRAGTPRPTPSPVVTRRVENVVPAA, encoded by the coding sequence ATGAACTCGCCGGTCCTCCTGCTCACCGCCCTCACCCCGGCGGTCTGGGGCACTACGTACGCCGTGACCACCGAGTTCTTGCCGCCCGACCGGCCGCTGCTGGCCGGGGTGCTGCGCGCCCTGCCGGCCGGGTTGCTGCTGCTCGCGTTCACCCGGCGGCTCCCGCACGGCTCGTGGTGGTGGCGGTCGGCGGTGCTCGGCACGCTCAACATCGGCCTGTTCTTCGCCCTGCTCTTCCTCGCCGCCTACCGGCTGCCCGGTGGCATGGCCGCGGTGCTCGGCGCGGCCCAGCCCCTGGTCGTCGCCGGGTTGACCGTCTTGTTGCTGACCGAGCGCGTTGCCTTGCGTACGGTCGTCGCCGCCGTCGCCGGCGCGGGTGGCGTCACCCTGGCCGTGCTCACGGCCGCCGCCCGGCTGGACGCCGTGGGCCTGGCGGCGGGCCTGGCCGGCACGGCCTCCATGGCGCTCGGCCTGGTGCTGACCAAGCGCTGGGGCCGCCCCGGCGTGCCGCTGCTGACCGCGACCGGCTGGCAGCTGACCGCCGGTGGGCTGGTGCTGATCCCGATGATGTTGGCCGTCGAGGGCCTGCCGCCGCGGCTGACGCCGACCAACCTGGCCGGTTACGCCTATCTCACGCTGATCGGCACCGCGCTCGCCTATTCGCTGTGGTTCTGGGGCCTCGAGCGTTTGCCGGCCGCTCGGCTCGCCCTGCTGGGGCTGCTCTCGCCGCTGGTGGCCACGGTCGTCGGCTGGGCCGCGCTCGGTCAGAGCCTGACGCCGCTGCAGGTGGCAGGAATGGTCGTGGCCTTCGCCGCGGTCGTCTGGGGGCAACGGGCCGGCACGCCCCGGCCGACGCCTTCACCCGTCGTGACCAGGCGCGTCGAAAATGTCGTACCCGCCGCCTAG
- a CDS encoding MarR family winged helix-turn-helix transcriptional regulator, whose amino-acid sequence MTTEPDDGVDLIIRQWARERPDLETTAMSVFGRIFRLSKLAGDRMEQAYAPYGIGRPEFDVLATLRRSGDPYQLSPGELAASMMLSTGGTTARLDRLERAGLIERLPSPNDRRSVLVRLTARGFDIIDQAVGAGLAQQQSMLAHLSPEKQRQLDALLREAFNQ is encoded by the coding sequence GTGACGACGGAACCGGACGACGGCGTGGACCTGATCATTCGGCAGTGGGCGCGGGAACGACCCGACCTCGAGACGACGGCGATGTCGGTGTTCGGGCGCATCTTCCGCCTGTCGAAGCTCGCCGGTGATCGCATGGAACAGGCCTACGCCCCGTACGGGATCGGCCGCCCCGAATTCGATGTGCTGGCCACGCTGCGCAGGTCCGGCGACCCCTACCAGCTGTCTCCGGGGGAGCTCGCCGCGTCGATGATGCTCAGCACCGGTGGCACCACGGCCCGTCTCGACCGCCTCGAGAGGGCGGGGCTGATCGAGCGGCTGCCCTCGCCGAACGACCGCCGCAGCGTGCTGGTGCGCCTCACCGCCCGCGGTTTCGACATCATCGACCAGGCGGTCGGCGCCGGCCTGGCCCAGCAGCAGAGCATGCTGGCGCACCTCTCACCCGAGAAGCAGCGCCAGTTGGACGCCCTGCTGCGGGAGGCCTTCAACCAGTGA
- a CDS encoding glutathione S-transferase family protein: MAYVNPKGEFSRDQRYITTRITADGSDGYPVEPGRYRLVVARACPWANRAIIVRRLLGLEDVLSMGIAGPTHDERSWTFDLDPGGRDPVLGIERLQEAYFRRAPGYDKGITVPAIVDIPTGQVVTNDFAQITLDLSLEWKEFHRTGAPDLYPEELRDQIDKINRYVFADVNNGVYRAGFAGTQEAYEQAYGRLFDRLDKLSELLAGQRYLVGDTITEADVRLFTTLARFDAAYHGHFKCNRSKLTEMPVLWAYARDLFQTPGFGDTTDFVHIKQHYYIVHKDINPTGIVPAGPDLSGWLTEHGREKLGGRPFGDGTPPPPPKPEERVPEGHGVTG, from the coding sequence ATGGCGTATGTGAACCCCAAGGGCGAATTCAGCCGGGACCAGCGGTACATCACGACCCGGATCACGGCCGACGGGAGCGACGGTTACCCGGTCGAGCCGGGCCGGTATCGCCTGGTGGTCGCGCGCGCCTGCCCCTGGGCCAACCGGGCGATCATCGTGCGCCGGTTGCTGGGCCTCGAGGACGTGCTGTCGATGGGCATCGCCGGCCCCACCCACGACGAGCGCAGCTGGACGTTCGACCTGGACCCGGGCGGACGTGACCCGGTGCTGGGCATCGAGCGGCTGCAGGAGGCGTACTTCAGGCGGGCGCCGGGTTACGACAAGGGCATCACCGTGCCGGCGATCGTCGACATCCCGACCGGCCAGGTGGTGACGAACGACTTCGCGCAGATCACGCTCGACCTGTCACTGGAGTGGAAGGAGTTCCACCGTACGGGGGCGCCCGACCTCTATCCCGAGGAGCTCCGCGACCAGATCGACAAGATCAACCGGTACGTGTTCGCGGACGTCAACAACGGCGTCTACCGGGCCGGGTTCGCCGGCACCCAGGAGGCCTACGAACAGGCGTACGGGCGGCTCTTCGATCGACTCGACAAGCTGTCGGAGTTGCTGGCCGGGCAGCGTTACCTGGTCGGCGACACGATCACCGAGGCCGACGTCCGGCTCTTCACCACGCTGGCCCGCTTCGACGCCGCGTACCACGGCCACTTCAAGTGCAACCGCAGCAAGCTGACCGAGATGCCGGTGCTGTGGGCGTACGCCCGCGATCTGTTCCAGACGCCCGGTTTCGGCGACACGACCGACTTCGTGCACATCAAGCAGCACTACTACATCGTGCACAAGGACATCAATCCGACGGGGATCGTGCCCGCCGGCCCCGATCTTTCCGGCTGGCTGACCGAACACGGCCGCGAGAAACTGGGCGGCCGTCCGTTCGGCGACGGCACTCCCCCACCGCCGCCCAAGCCGGAGGAGCGGGTGCCGGAGGGTCACGGCGTCACTGGTTGA